One window from the genome of Strix aluco isolate bStrAlu1 chromosome 28, bStrAlu1.hap1, whole genome shotgun sequence encodes:
- the ANK1 gene encoding ankyrin-1 isoform X2, translating into MAQAAKQLKKIKDIEAQALQEQKEKEESNRKRRNRSRDRKKKADAATSFLRAARSGNLDKALDHLRNGVDINTCNQNGLNALHLASKEGHVKMVVELLHKEIILETTTKKGNTALHIAALAGQLDVVRELVNYGANVNAQSQKGFTPLYMAAQENHLEVVKFLLENGANQNVATEDGFTPLAVALQQGHENVVAHLINYGTKGKVRLPALHIAARNDDTRTAAVLLQNDPNADVLSKTGFTPLHIAAHYENLSVAQLLLNRGASVNFTPQNGITPLHIASRRGNIIMVRLLLDRGAHIETRTKDELTPLHCAARNGHVRIAEILLDHGAPIQAKTKNGLSPIHMAAQGDHLDCVRLLLQYSAEIDDITLDHLTPLHVAAHCGHHRVAKLLVEKGAKPNSRALNGFTPLHIACKKNHIRVMELLLKTGASIDAVTESGLTPLHVAAFMGHLPIVKTLLQRGASPNVSNVKVETPLHMAARAGHTDVAKYLLQNKAKANAKAKDDQTPLHCAARIGHTSMVQLLLESNANPNLATTAGHTPLHIASREGHVDTALALLQKGASQTCMTKKGFTPLHVAAKYGKVDVAELLLARDAHPNAAGKNGLTPLHVAVHHNNLEIVKLLLPKGSSPHSSAWNGYTPLHIAAKQNQMEVASSLLQYGASANAESVQGVTPLHLASQEGHADMVALLFSKQANGDLGNKSGLTPLHLVAQEGHVLVADVLVKHGVTVDATTRMGYTPLHVASHYGNIKLVKFLLQHEADVNAKTKLGYTPLHQAAQQGHTDVVTLLLKHGASPNEISTNGTTPLAIAKRLGYISVTDVLKIVTEETDMPSVSDKHRMSFPETVDEILDVSEDEGTAHVTVMEEELVAPKPRMPDARDQEGKREMLEFVTTMTLEQMVESPAVLQVPCIPPETVVTRVEETEQVGPVETEAEQVSLLHAPSVSPQEPSKEFDEDSLIPSSPATETSDNISPVASPVHTGFLVSFMVDARGGSMRGSRHHGLRVVIPPRACAAPTRITCRLVKPQKLPAPPQLADGEALASRIIALGPAGAQFLSPVVVEIPHFASYGRRDRELVVLRSENGSVWKEHCNRYEESYMDQLLNGMDEELESLEELEKKRVRRIITSDFPLYFVVMSRICQDCDQIGPEGGRLQSTLVPMVQATFPDSAVTKGVKLALQAQPVPDELVTKLLGNQATFSPIVTVEPRRRKFHRPIGLRIPLPPSWKDNPRDSGEGDTTSLRLLCSVIGGTAQAQWEDITGTTKLVYENECANFTTNVSARFWLADCPRTAEAVHFATMLYKELTAMPYMAKFVVFAKMNDAREGRLRCYCMTDDKVDKTLEQHENFTEVARSRDIEVVEGMPLHVELSGNLVPVKKATQPRTFLFQSFRENRLVIPIKVRDSSREASGSLSFLRKAMKYEDLQHVLCHLNISIPPCTKGSGSEERRRTLTPLSLRERYSILSETSFGSLSSTDKADQKMVDIAEQLGLSWAELARELQFGVDDINRIRVENPNSLLEQSIALLNLWVSREGKSVRIESLYTALRNIDRSEIVNTLEGSSRQSRSLKGSWRYTDRDYSLSPSQMNGYASLQDELLSPASLHYTLPSPLRADQYWNEVAIMDAIPMAATEQDALMEMSDMQVWSSGLTPSLVTAEDSSLECSKAEDSDATSEGRFPGQLLADTHGPDHLGSMDLVEDDTVDSDAMNGLIDLLEQEEGQRPEGKMPACDRQPETGEQDPETEASFVSVQQKVQARVTTSPTVSHVVDKSADRLRDWNAEGSFISCLQDLTAGSWQEGVTRRLLPTHTTASGAQGQEQEQVLVPAVELMRVSSAEDSDWQPQHPMGGWQEEADSDFFGQGNEVLHLPGEQVTEEQFTDDQGNIITKKVIRKVVHQLGPGGRDDRQEQEELILEGSLQEPQDLETEDDHFMKYSILHRDSLGAKEEVRVRVPKPEVSGGRMGAQIVKRASLKRGKQ; encoded by the exons AAGGGAAACACAGCCCTGCACATTGCTGCCCTGGCTGGACAACTGGACGTGGTCCGGGAACTGGTGAACTATGGGGCCAACGTCAATGCGCAGTCACAG AAAGGCTTCACGCCCCTCTACATGGCAGCGCAGGAAAACCACCTGGAAGTTGTTAAGTTCTTGCTGGAAAATGGAGCCAACCAGAATGTAGCCACAGAG GATGGCTTTACGCCACTAGCTGTGGCTCTGCAGCAAGGGCATGAGAACGTGGTTGCTCACCTTATCAACTATGGGACAAAGGGTAAAGTCCGCCTGCCCGCCCTGCACATTGCAGCCCGCAACGACGACACTCGCacagctgctgtcctgctgcagaaTGACCCCAATGCTGATGTCCTCTCCAAG ACTGGATTTACCCCCTTGCACATTGCAGCCCACTACGAGAATCTCAGTGTGGCCCAATTACTGCTGAACCGTGGAGCCAGTGTCAACTTCACACCCCAG AATGGGATCACTCCCCTGCACATAGCCTCCCGCCGGGGCAACATCATCATGGTACGACTGCTGCTGGACCGCGGGGCCCATATAGAGACAAGGACCAAG gaTGAGCTGACCCCTCTCCACTGTGCAGCTCGTAATGGACACGTGCGAATTGCGGAGATCCTGCTGGACCATGGGGCTCCCATTCAAGCCAAAACCAAG AACGGCTTGTCGCCGATCCACATGGCAGCGCAGGGCGACCACCTGGACTGCGTGCGCCTGCTCCTGCAGTACAGCGCCGAGATCGACGACATCACCTTGGACCACCTAACGCCGCTGCACGTGGCCGCACACTGCGGGCACCACCGCGTGGCCAAGCTGCTGGTGGAGAAGGGGGCCAAGCCCAACTCCCGGGCCCTG AATGGCTTCACGCCACTCCATATTGCTTGCAAGAAGAACCACATCCGGGTGATGGAGCTGTTGCTGAAGACGGGTGCCTCCATCGATGCCGTCACGGAG TCTGGCCTGACCCCCCTGCATGTGGCTGCCTTCATGGGGCACTTGCCCATCGTCAAGACCCTGCTACAGCGTGGAGCCTCTCCTAATGTGTCCAATGTG AAAGTGGAGACGCCCCTACACAtggcagccagagctgggcacaCAGATGTGGCAAAGTACCTGCTGCAGAACAAAGCCAAAGCCAATGCCAAGGCCAAG GATGACCAGACTCCTCTGCACTGTGCTGCACGCATTGGCCACACCAGCATGGTCCAGCTCCTGCTGGAGAGCAACGCCAACCCCAACCTAGCTACGACAGCGGGGCACACGCCCCTGCACATCGCCTCTAGAGAGGGGCATGTGGACAcggccctggccctgctgcagaaGGGAGCTTCCCAGACCTGCATGACCAAG AAAGGATTTACCCCTCTCCACGTTGCAGCCAAGTACGGGAAGGTGGAtgtggcagagctgctgctggcacgTGACGCTCACCCCAATGCAGCCGGGAAG aaTGGCCTGACCCCGCTGCATGTGGCCGTGCACCACAACAACCTGGAGATCGTCAAGCTGCTGCTTCCCAAGGGGAGCTCCCCGCACAGCTCAGCCTGG AACGGGTACACCCCCCTGCACATTGCTGCCAAGCAGAACCAGATGGAGGTGGCCAGCAGCTTGCTGCAGTATGGGGCCTCTGCAAATGCGGAGTCTGTGCAGGGAGTCACCCCCCTACACCTGGCTTCCCAGGAGGGGCATGCGGACATGGTGGCGCTGCTTTTCTCCAAACAAGCCAACGGCGACCTGGGCAACAAG AGTGGCCTGACTCCTCTCCATCTTGTGGCGCAAGAGGGGCACGTGCTGGTTGCTGATGTTCTGGTGAAACACGGAGTCACAGTGGACGCAACAACCAGG ATGGGCTATACCCCACTCCATGTGGCCAGCCACTATGGGAACATCAAGCTGGTGAAGTTTTTGCTGCAGCATGAGGCTGATGTCAATGCCAAGACTAAG CTGGGCTACACCCCTCTGCACCAAGCAGCGCAGCAGGGCCACACGGACGTTGTGACGCTGCTGCTGAAGCACGGTGCCTCTCCCAACGAGATCAGCACG AACGGCACCACTCCCCTGGCCATTGCAAAGCGGCTTGGCTACATTTCTGTCACAGATGTGCTCAAGATCGTCACAGAGGAAACCGACATGCCG TCAGTCAGTGACAAGCACCGCATGAGCTTCCCGGAGACTGTAGACGAGATTCTGGATGTGTCAGAGGATGAAG GCACTGCTCATGTCACAGTAATGG AGGAGGAACTGGTCGCACCAAAGCCCAGGATGCCCGATGCCAGGGACCAGGAGGGCAAGAGGGAGATGCTGGAGTTCGTGACCACAATGACACTGGAGCAAAT GGTGGAGTCTCCAGCTGTCCTGCAGGTCCCCTGCATCCCACCCGAGACTGTGGTGACCAGAGTGGAGGAGACTGAGCAGGTAGGACCCGTGGAGACAGAAGCTGAGCAAGTCAGCCTGCTGCATGCACCCTCGGTGTCCCCGCAGGAG CCCTCCAAGGAGTTCGACGAGGACTCCCTGAtccccagcagccctgccacCGAGACCTCGGATAACATCAGCCCAGTGGCCAGCCCCGTGCACACAGG GTTCCTGGTGAGCTTCATGGTGGACGCCCGCGGCGGCTCCATGCGAGGCAGCCGGCACCATGGGCTGCGCGTGGTCATCCCGCCCCGCGCCTGTGCCGCGCCAACCCGCATCACCTGCCGCCTGGTGAAGCCCCAGAAGCTGCCCGCGCCCCCGCAGCTGGCTGACGGGGAGGCTCTGGCCAGCCGGATCATCGCCCTGGGGCCCGCCGGTGCCCAGTTCCTCAG CCCCGTCGTTGTGGAGATCCCACACTTCGCCTCGTATGGGCGCAGAGACCGTGAGCTGGTGGTGCTGCGCAGCGAGAACGGCTCTGTCTGGAAGGAGCACTGCAACCGCTACGAGGAGAGCTACATGGACCAGCTGCTTAACGGCATGGATGAGG agctggagagcctggAAGAGCTGGAGAAGAAGAGGGTCCGCCGCATCATCACCAGTGACTTCCCTCTCTACTTCGTGGTCATGTCCCGGATTTGCCAGGACTGTGATCAGATCGGCCCCGAGGGAGGGCGTTTGCAGAGCACACTGGTGCCCATGGTACAGGCCACCTTCCCAGACAGCGCTGTCACCAAGGGAGTGAAGCTGGCCCTGCAG GCACAGCCCGTGCCCGACGAGCTGGTGACCAAGCTGCTGGGGAACCAGGCAACCTTCAGCCCCATCGTCACGGTGGAGCCGCGCCGGAGGAAGTTCCACCGCCCCATCGGCCTCCGCATCCCACTGCCGCCGTCCTGGAAGGACAATCCCCGGGACAGCGGTGAGGGTGACACCACCAGCCTGCGCCTTCTCTGCAGTGTGATCG gagggacAGCCCAAGCCCAGTGGGAAGACATAACAGGCACCACAAAGCTGGTCTATGAAAACGAGTGTGCTAACTTTACCACCAATGTGTCTGCCAG GTTCTGGCTGGCTGACTGCCCGCGCACAGCCGAGGCCGTGCACTTTGCTACAATGCTGTACAAGGAGCTGACAGCCATGCCCTACATGGCCAAATTCGTGGTGTTTGCCAAGATGAATGATGCACGGGAAGGCCGACTGCGCTGCTACTGCATGACTGATGACAAGGTTGACAAGACTTTAGAGCAGCATGAGAACTTCACTGAGGTGGCCCGCAGCAGGGACATTGAG GTAGTAGAGGGGATGCCTTTGCACGTTGAGCTCTCAGGGAACCTGGTGCCTGTCAAGAAGGCCACTCAGCCCCGCACCTTCCTCTTCCAGTCCTTCCGGGAGAATCGTCTTGTCATCCCCATCAAG GTTCGGGACAGCAGCCGGGAAGCCAGTGGCTCCCTGTCTTTCTTGCGCAAGGCCATGAAATATGAGGACCTCCAGCATGTGCTCTGCCACCTGAACATCAGCATACCGCCCTGCACCAAG GGGAGCGGCAGTGAGGAGCGGAGGAGGACGCTGACGCCGTTGTCTCTGCGGGAGCGGTACAGCATCCTAAGCGAGACCAGTTTCG gctCTCTGAGCAGCACGGACAAGGCAGACCAGAAGATGGTTGACATAGCAGAACAGCTGGGCCTCAGCTGGGCTG AGCTGGCACGTGAGCTGCAGTTTGGGGTGGATGACATCAACAGGATACGTGTGGAGAACCCCAACTCCCTGCTGGAGCAGAGCATAGCCTTACTCAACCTCTGGGTCAGCCGTGAGGGCAAGAGTGTCAGGA TCGAGAGTCTGTACACGGCACTGAGGAACATCGACCGCAGCGAGAttgtcaacacgctggagggctCCAGCCGGCAAAGCCGCAGCCTGAAGGGCAGCTGGCGCTACACGGACAGAGACTACTCCCTCTCACCGTCCCAGATGAATG GTTACGCTTCGCTGCAGGACGAGCTGCTGTCCCCCGCCTCCTTGCATTACACGCTGCCATCCCCGCTGCGTGCCGACCAGTACTGGAATGAGGTGGCCATCATGGATGCTATCCCCATGGCTGCCACCGAGCAGGATGCCCTGATGGAGATGTCCGACATGCAGGTGTGGTCCTCGGGGCTCACCCCCTCGCTGGTGACTGCTGAGGACTCCTCTCTGGAGTGCAGCAAGGCTGAGGACTCGGATGCCACAAGTGAAGGCCGGTTCCCGGGGCAGCTTCTAGCAGACACACATGGCCCAGACCACTTGGGCTCTATGGACCTGGTTGAGGATGACACAGTGGACTCAGATGCCATGAATGGCCTGATTGACCTTCTAGAGCAGGAGGAGGGGCAGAGGCCAGAGGGGAAGATGCCAGCCTGTGATCGCCAGCCAGAGACCGGGGAGCAGGACCCGGAGACTGAagcttcttttgtttcagttcagCAGAAAGTGCAAGCCAGGGTCACGACATCACCTACTGTTAGCCATGTCGTGGACAAGAGCGCAGACAG GCTGAGGGACTGGAATGCAGAAGGCTCCTTTATCTCCTGCCTACAGGACCTGACAGCGGGCTCCTGGCAGGAGGGGGTCACCCGAAGGCTGCTCCCGACGCACACCACGGCCTCCGGGGCACAGGGCCAGGAGCAAGAGCAGGTCCTGGTGCCGGCCGTGGAGCTGATGCGGGTCAGCTCTGCAGAGGACAGCGActggcagccccagcaccccatgggcggctggcaggaggaggcagacaGCGACTTCTTTGGGCAG GGGAACGAAGTCCTTCACCTGCCTGGAGAGCAGGTGACTGAGGAGCAGTTCACAGATGATCAGGGCAATATCATCACCAAGAAG GTCATCCGGAAGGTCGTGCATCAGCTGGGCCCTGGTGGCAGGGATgacaggcaggagcaggaggagctgatTCTGGAGGGCTCCCTGCAGGAGCCCCAGGACCTGGAGACTGAGGACGATCACTTCATGAAATACTCCATCCTGCACCGGGACAGTCTGGGGGCCAAG GAGGAGGTGCGAGTGCGTGTCCCGAAACCAGAGGTCTCCGGGGGCAGGATGGGGGCTCAGATAGTGAAACGAGCCAGCCTGAAAAGGGGGAAGCAGTGA
- the ANK1 gene encoding ankyrin-1 isoform X3, whose amino-acid sequence MAQAAKQLKKIKDIEAQALQEQKEKEESNRKRRNRSRDRKKKADAATSFLRAARSGNLDKALDHLRNGVDINTCNQNGLNALHLASKEGHVKMVVELLHKEIILETTTKKGNTALHIAALAGQLDVVRELVNYGANVNAQSQKGFTPLYMAAQENHLEVVKFLLENGANQNVATEDGFTPLAVALQQGHENVVAHLINYGTKGKVRLPALHIAARNDDTRTAAVLLQNDPNADVLSKTGFTPLHIAAHYENLSVAQLLLNRGASVNFTPQNGITPLHIASRRGNIIMVRLLLDRGAHIETRTKDELTPLHCAARNGHVRIAEILLDHGAPIQAKTKNGLSPIHMAAQGDHLDCVRLLLQYSAEIDDITLDHLTPLHVAAHCGHHRVAKLLVEKGAKPNSRALNGFTPLHIACKKNHIRVMELLLKTGASIDAVTESGLTPLHVAAFMGHLPIVKTLLQRGASPNVSNVKVETPLHMAARAGHTDVAKYLLQNKAKANAKAKDDQTPLHCAARIGHTSMVQLLLESNANPNLATTAGHTPLHIASREGHVDTALALLQKGASQTCMTKKGFTPLHVAAKYGKVDVAELLLARDAHPNAAGKNGLTPLHVAVHHNNLEIVKLLLPKGSSPHSSAWNGYTPLHIAAKQNQMEVASSLLQYGASANAESVQGVTPLHLASQEGHADMVALLFSKQANGDLGNKSGLTPLHLVAQEGHVLVADVLVKHGVTVDATTRMGYTPLHVASHYGNIKLVKFLLQHEADVNAKTKLGYTPLHQAAQQGHTDVVTLLLKHGASPNEISTNGTTPLAIAKRLGYISVTDVLKIVTEETDMPSVSDKHRMSFPETVDEILDVSEDEGTAHVTVMEEELVAPKPRMPDARDQEGKREMLEFVTTMTLEQMVESPAVLQVPCIPPETVVTRVEETEQVGPVETEAEQVSLLHAPSVSPQEPSKEFDEDSLIPSSPATETSDNISPVASPVHTGFLVSFMVDARGGSMRGSRHHGLRVVIPPRACAAPTRITCRLVKPQKLPAPPQLADGEALASRIIALGPAGAQFLSPVVVEIPHFASYGRRDRELVVLRSENGSVWKEHCNRYEESYMDQLLNGMDEELESLEELEKKRVRRIITSDFPLYFVVMSRICQDCDQIGPEGGRLQSTLVPMVQATFPDSAVTKGVKLALQAQPVPDELVTKLLGNQATFSPIVTVEPRRRKFHRPIGLRIPLPPSWKDNPRDSGEGDTTSLRLLCSVIGGTAQAQWEDITGTTKLVYENECANFTTNVSARFWLADCPRTAEAVHFATMLYKELTAMPYMAKFVVFAKMNDAREGRLRCYCMTDDKVDKTLEQHENFTEVARSRDIEVVEGMPLHVELSGNLVPVKKATQPRTFLFQSFRENRLVIPIKVRDSSREASGSLSFLRKAMKYEDLQHVLCHLNISIPPCTKGSGSEERRRTLTPLSLRERYSILSETSFGSLSSTDKADQKMVDIAEQLGLSWAELARELQFGVDDINRIRVENPNSLLEQSIALLNLWVSREGKSVRIESLYTALRNIDRSEIVNTLEGSSRQSRSLKGSWRYTDRDYSLSPSQMNGYASLQDELLSPASLHYTLPSPLRADQYWNEVAIMDAIPMAATEQDALMEMSDMQVWSSGLTPSLVTAEDSSLECSKAEDSDATSEGRFPGQLLADTHGPDHLGSMDLVEDDTVDSDAMNGLIDLLEQEEGQRPEGKMPACDRQPETGEQDPETEASFVSVQQKVQARVTTSPTVSHVVDKSADRT is encoded by the exons AAGGGAAACACAGCCCTGCACATTGCTGCCCTGGCTGGACAACTGGACGTGGTCCGGGAACTGGTGAACTATGGGGCCAACGTCAATGCGCAGTCACAG AAAGGCTTCACGCCCCTCTACATGGCAGCGCAGGAAAACCACCTGGAAGTTGTTAAGTTCTTGCTGGAAAATGGAGCCAACCAGAATGTAGCCACAGAG GATGGCTTTACGCCACTAGCTGTGGCTCTGCAGCAAGGGCATGAGAACGTGGTTGCTCACCTTATCAACTATGGGACAAAGGGTAAAGTCCGCCTGCCCGCCCTGCACATTGCAGCCCGCAACGACGACACTCGCacagctgctgtcctgctgcagaaTGACCCCAATGCTGATGTCCTCTCCAAG ACTGGATTTACCCCCTTGCACATTGCAGCCCACTACGAGAATCTCAGTGTGGCCCAATTACTGCTGAACCGTGGAGCCAGTGTCAACTTCACACCCCAG AATGGGATCACTCCCCTGCACATAGCCTCCCGCCGGGGCAACATCATCATGGTACGACTGCTGCTGGACCGCGGGGCCCATATAGAGACAAGGACCAAG gaTGAGCTGACCCCTCTCCACTGTGCAGCTCGTAATGGACACGTGCGAATTGCGGAGATCCTGCTGGACCATGGGGCTCCCATTCAAGCCAAAACCAAG AACGGCTTGTCGCCGATCCACATGGCAGCGCAGGGCGACCACCTGGACTGCGTGCGCCTGCTCCTGCAGTACAGCGCCGAGATCGACGACATCACCTTGGACCACCTAACGCCGCTGCACGTGGCCGCACACTGCGGGCACCACCGCGTGGCCAAGCTGCTGGTGGAGAAGGGGGCCAAGCCCAACTCCCGGGCCCTG AATGGCTTCACGCCACTCCATATTGCTTGCAAGAAGAACCACATCCGGGTGATGGAGCTGTTGCTGAAGACGGGTGCCTCCATCGATGCCGTCACGGAG TCTGGCCTGACCCCCCTGCATGTGGCTGCCTTCATGGGGCACTTGCCCATCGTCAAGACCCTGCTACAGCGTGGAGCCTCTCCTAATGTGTCCAATGTG AAAGTGGAGACGCCCCTACACAtggcagccagagctgggcacaCAGATGTGGCAAAGTACCTGCTGCAGAACAAAGCCAAAGCCAATGCCAAGGCCAAG GATGACCAGACTCCTCTGCACTGTGCTGCACGCATTGGCCACACCAGCATGGTCCAGCTCCTGCTGGAGAGCAACGCCAACCCCAACCTAGCTACGACAGCGGGGCACACGCCCCTGCACATCGCCTCTAGAGAGGGGCATGTGGACAcggccctggccctgctgcagaaGGGAGCTTCCCAGACCTGCATGACCAAG AAAGGATTTACCCCTCTCCACGTTGCAGCCAAGTACGGGAAGGTGGAtgtggcagagctgctgctggcacgTGACGCTCACCCCAATGCAGCCGGGAAG aaTGGCCTGACCCCGCTGCATGTGGCCGTGCACCACAACAACCTGGAGATCGTCAAGCTGCTGCTTCCCAAGGGGAGCTCCCCGCACAGCTCAGCCTGG AACGGGTACACCCCCCTGCACATTGCTGCCAAGCAGAACCAGATGGAGGTGGCCAGCAGCTTGCTGCAGTATGGGGCCTCTGCAAATGCGGAGTCTGTGCAGGGAGTCACCCCCCTACACCTGGCTTCCCAGGAGGGGCATGCGGACATGGTGGCGCTGCTTTTCTCCAAACAAGCCAACGGCGACCTGGGCAACAAG AGTGGCCTGACTCCTCTCCATCTTGTGGCGCAAGAGGGGCACGTGCTGGTTGCTGATGTTCTGGTGAAACACGGAGTCACAGTGGACGCAACAACCAGG ATGGGCTATACCCCACTCCATGTGGCCAGCCACTATGGGAACATCAAGCTGGTGAAGTTTTTGCTGCAGCATGAGGCTGATGTCAATGCCAAGACTAAG CTGGGCTACACCCCTCTGCACCAAGCAGCGCAGCAGGGCCACACGGACGTTGTGACGCTGCTGCTGAAGCACGGTGCCTCTCCCAACGAGATCAGCACG AACGGCACCACTCCCCTGGCCATTGCAAAGCGGCTTGGCTACATTTCTGTCACAGATGTGCTCAAGATCGTCACAGAGGAAACCGACATGCCG TCAGTCAGTGACAAGCACCGCATGAGCTTCCCGGAGACTGTAGACGAGATTCTGGATGTGTCAGAGGATGAAG GCACTGCTCATGTCACAGTAATGG AGGAGGAACTGGTCGCACCAAAGCCCAGGATGCCCGATGCCAGGGACCAGGAGGGCAAGAGGGAGATGCTGGAGTTCGTGACCACAATGACACTGGAGCAAAT GGTGGAGTCTCCAGCTGTCCTGCAGGTCCCCTGCATCCCACCCGAGACTGTGGTGACCAGAGTGGAGGAGACTGAGCAGGTAGGACCCGTGGAGACAGAAGCTGAGCAAGTCAGCCTGCTGCATGCACCCTCGGTGTCCCCGCAGGAG CCCTCCAAGGAGTTCGACGAGGACTCCCTGAtccccagcagccctgccacCGAGACCTCGGATAACATCAGCCCAGTGGCCAGCCCCGTGCACACAGG GTTCCTGGTGAGCTTCATGGTGGACGCCCGCGGCGGCTCCATGCGAGGCAGCCGGCACCATGGGCTGCGCGTGGTCATCCCGCCCCGCGCCTGTGCCGCGCCAACCCGCATCACCTGCCGCCTGGTGAAGCCCCAGAAGCTGCCCGCGCCCCCGCAGCTGGCTGACGGGGAGGCTCTGGCCAGCCGGATCATCGCCCTGGGGCCCGCCGGTGCCCAGTTCCTCAG CCCCGTCGTTGTGGAGATCCCACACTTCGCCTCGTATGGGCGCAGAGACCGTGAGCTGGTGGTGCTGCGCAGCGAGAACGGCTCTGTCTGGAAGGAGCACTGCAACCGCTACGAGGAGAGCTACATGGACCAGCTGCTTAACGGCATGGATGAGG agctggagagcctggAAGAGCTGGAGAAGAAGAGGGTCCGCCGCATCATCACCAGTGACTTCCCTCTCTACTTCGTGGTCATGTCCCGGATTTGCCAGGACTGTGATCAGATCGGCCCCGAGGGAGGGCGTTTGCAGAGCACACTGGTGCCCATGGTACAGGCCACCTTCCCAGACAGCGCTGTCACCAAGGGAGTGAAGCTGGCCCTGCAG GCACAGCCCGTGCCCGACGAGCTGGTGACCAAGCTGCTGGGGAACCAGGCAACCTTCAGCCCCATCGTCACGGTGGAGCCGCGCCGGAGGAAGTTCCACCGCCCCATCGGCCTCCGCATCCCACTGCCGCCGTCCTGGAAGGACAATCCCCGGGACAGCGGTGAGGGTGACACCACCAGCCTGCGCCTTCTCTGCAGTGTGATCG gagggacAGCCCAAGCCCAGTGGGAAGACATAACAGGCACCACAAAGCTGGTCTATGAAAACGAGTGTGCTAACTTTACCACCAATGTGTCTGCCAG GTTCTGGCTGGCTGACTGCCCGCGCACAGCCGAGGCCGTGCACTTTGCTACAATGCTGTACAAGGAGCTGACAGCCATGCCCTACATGGCCAAATTCGTGGTGTTTGCCAAGATGAATGATGCACGGGAAGGCCGACTGCGCTGCTACTGCATGACTGATGACAAGGTTGACAAGACTTTAGAGCAGCATGAGAACTTCACTGAGGTGGCCCGCAGCAGGGACATTGAG GTAGTAGAGGGGATGCCTTTGCACGTTGAGCTCTCAGGGAACCTGGTGCCTGTCAAGAAGGCCACTCAGCCCCGCACCTTCCTCTTCCAGTCCTTCCGGGAGAATCGTCTTGTCATCCCCATCAAG GTTCGGGACAGCAGCCGGGAAGCCAGTGGCTCCCTGTCTTTCTTGCGCAAGGCCATGAAATATGAGGACCTCCAGCATGTGCTCTGCCACCTGAACATCAGCATACCGCCCTGCACCAAG GGGAGCGGCAGTGAGGAGCGGAGGAGGACGCTGACGCCGTTGTCTCTGCGGGAGCGGTACAGCATCCTAAGCGAGACCAGTTTCG gctCTCTGAGCAGCACGGACAAGGCAGACCAGAAGATGGTTGACATAGCAGAACAGCTGGGCCTCAGCTGGGCTG AGCTGGCACGTGAGCTGCAGTTTGGGGTGGATGACATCAACAGGATACGTGTGGAGAACCCCAACTCCCTGCTGGAGCAGAGCATAGCCTTACTCAACCTCTGGGTCAGCCGTGAGGGCAAGAGTGTCAGGA TCGAGAGTCTGTACACGGCACTGAGGAACATCGACCGCAGCGAGAttgtcaacacgctggagggctCCAGCCGGCAAAGCCGCAGCCTGAAGGGCAGCTGGCGCTACACGGACAGAGACTACTCCCTCTCACCGTCCCAGATGAATG GTTACGCTTCGCTGCAGGACGAGCTGCTGTCCCCCGCCTCCTTGCATTACACGCTGCCATCCCCGCTGCGTGCCGACCAGTACTGGAATGAGGTGGCCATCATGGATGCTATCCCCATGGCTGCCACCGAGCAGGATGCCCTGATGGAGATGTCCGACATGCAGGTGTGGTCCTCGGGGCTCACCCCCTCGCTGGTGACTGCTGAGGACTCCTCTCTGGAGTGCAGCAAGGCTGAGGACTCGGATGCCACAAGTGAAGGCCGGTTCCCGGGGCAGCTTCTAGCAGACACACATGGCCCAGACCACTTGGGCTCTATGGACCTGGTTGAGGATGACACAGTGGACTCAGATGCCATGAATGGCCTGATTGACCTTCTAGAGCAGGAGGAGGGGCAGAGGCCAGAGGGGAAGATGCCAGCCTGTGATCGCCAGCCAGAGACCGGGGAGCAGGACCCGGAGACTGAagcttcttttgtttcagttcagCAGAAAGTGCAAGCCAGGGTCACGACATCACCTACTGTTAGCCATGTCGTGGACAAGAGCGCAGACAG GACCTGA